A region of the Paramormyrops kingsleyae isolate MSU_618 chromosome 6, PKINGS_0.4, whole genome shotgun sequence genome:
accatgcaaatgcaatttgaatacgcgctaatgtggCTATTCAGAATGAGATTCAGAATTTTTCGGGTGAGAgtggtactacacgcccccgatgcaggtaaaagaAAGTAAGGttacatggtttacttttttgcctatttaacctaattttaaaaactttaattacTTCCTACAAAGGACGTTTtgaaagaagacagattacggatttacggttttttttcttcttcatgattctacataaagatttcagcgagatactgaaatacatgagaaaGATACACGGCATTGCCAATGATTCCCTCatccccagagggttaaaataaGACTTTCTTACTCTGAATTCTGTATGAACATTACAGTGCAGGAGGTTAAAGTttcactaaaatatttttactgttaccctgtcataggaaaaaaaaaattcgcaagctttgcaattttaattattattccttttcgagattatctagtatatgtttaaaaatcagtttaaatttAGATTACCTTCGccgcttttgcatgagcgctgcatgtGTTCGAGACaatcatatttattttcatccttGTCGTTTAAATCTTTCCTAGATGGGGTTTTgtgaaatttatgttgaactcaTTTGTGTTTCATATATACCCCAATATTAATTACAACAAAACCACATTGCAATACTTAGAAATTTTCCAATACCGTGGTGTCTTAGGATATTATacaaaaaactttatttcttTGTATGCTATCCTGATCTTGGGTCATTTATTTGTCCAGGCATCACGcatccattattttttttattattataatcatcATTATTTTACAtcatttatcattgttttctgagtttgcaaCTGTTTTCAAGACGCCAGTTGTATTGCGTTTCAGAGACAGGCTATTTGTATAAACGATCGACAATTCAAGTCCCATCCCAAAGTATAAAGGTACGAAGAAAGTCTGGCCCGCTGGCACctttggtactggaacttttggtacgtCTGTTTTGGTTACCCTAATTGAATGGCCAATTGAGCTTTTCCTTTCTGTTGTCAGAATTTGATATGCTGGTCCTGGATCAATCATATGTTTGGCACAGTCATTTTTTTCTTGTGCTTCCTTTTACAGTTTGAgtgcaataaatgtttaaatttaagaaataaaatgttAGAGAATCGCGACCTCAATTCTAAGCCAAAGAATCACAATTCAATTTTTTTCAGAATCGTGCAGCCCGACTCCAACTTGCTTGTGTTAGAGATTTACGCAGGAGAGGACAGCATCTACTTGCTGGCCTGCACTCCTGAAGAGAACGCTGATGCATCTAAGAGGACTTCTCACTTAAAGACCTCACCATGAAGCTTCCTTTGGCTGTCTTGTGAAGAACCCCCTTTCTATATCCCTctaccccacccccatcccacTCCCTGCCCCATCACACCATCAGCTTCTTTCCCGACCCCCATCTCGGCTAACAGCACCCACTTTGAGTCCAATGACGTTCTGGCCGTTGATCTCGCAGATGTAGTGGTCCGTCAGCAGGCCATTGCGGGCTGCCGAGCCGTCCTTCACCAGCGAGGTGATGCAGCCTGACTTGAAGATGAAGCCCACGTGCCCTGCACTATCCTTGTGCATGGTGACAGTGCGCTGGAAAGGCCTGAGCAGGAGAATGAGAGAACACTGCTACAATCACTCAGCATAGTGGATCAGAGGATGAAAATGAACCCAGACCCTCAGCAGCTGCCTTAAACCCTACAttgccaggtttttttttttccccagacaaTTTACTTGAAAGCTATTGGTTGGGAAAGACACACATCACTTCAGGAGTTCTTTCCAGTGCGGTGTTTTGTGCCGCTTAGTGTGCACTGTATGCTGGATGTatcagcagggggagccagaCAGCCAAGTTTGAACagctcataaaaaaaaaaaaaaaactgcaaggTCATTCCTCCCATTTCGCAGCTATGTATAATTCAGAACAGTTTCCCTGTTCACTGGAAACGCTTAAACTTTTTAGTGTTCAGACTAATATCCGCAAGGTTTATGACACAGCCCCAAAAATGCTGTGAATAGAAAAAGAAACAAGACCAATTTTTGACAGCATCTTAGTGTCACTTCCTGGATTCTAAGGCCcagcccccccttccccatacCTGTCACGAACTATGAGCTCAATGCGATGCTCTGCTGCCACCTTCAGGGCCTTGTGGGCCTTGTCCAGGCTCCAGCCAGCACAGTTCTGCCCATTGATCTGCAGGACCTGGTCTCCAAACCGGAGGCCTGCCAGTGAGGCCGGGGAGTTAGCCTGCACCAGCTGGATGAACACCCCCTAGACGATAGTAGGAGAAACACAGATGAAATAAGCAGGAGGGGGAAGGGAAGTGCAAGAGCACTGTTTGTACACAAGCAGAGTAAAAAACCCCACAGGCAGCTGAGAACGTATAAAATTTAATCAAGTAGGAAAATGCACTCTGGACACTGGAGTGACTTGCATACAGGATGCCTGTGGTTTACATCTTGACTATTTTCCCATAGGCAGTGACACCTATATTTAACCCATATCTAACAGATGTCTTGTCTAACCCTGCTACGGGTCTTCATGCTCAAATGAACCGTTTAGTACACTCGGTCACAGTCGTCACACCTGGTCTCTCCCATTTTCAGAAAAAAGCagggggaccccccccccaaacttacATTGTCGATGGTGCGCAGCCTCAGGCCAACCTTGCCGCTCTCGTCCTTGCAGAGGATGACCTCACGAACCCCAGGCCGGATTTCAGCCCGACGCAGCCCAGTATCATTCCCCGTCACGGGCCGCACCATGCCCCCGAGTCCACTGTTGAAGGGCAGTGCTACCTGCTGTAGATTCAGGGATGAGGATCAGGGATGTCCAGAAAGAGAGAAACAGGCCTGCCCTCTGGATGGAGATCTGTCCCTTTTCCTAGCCATTTTATGTCTAAAGAACACAGAGCAAAATAGTCCCTAGTGTGTATCTTTGCATCATTATCATAAGGCATAATTAAAATCATATTCTCAACAAGTCATTCCAAGAGGGTGTCCTTTTCCAGAAGTGCTAAGAGCACCAAGTGGGACAGGTCAAGAAGGTCAGTGGCACTTACATTGTCCATGGCAGGAATCAGGGCCAGGTTCCTCTGCACCTCATCGCTGTTCAGGCTCAGGCCCATGTAGTCTGCCAGCTCCTGCAGGTTGGGGTatagggctggggggggggggggggcaaacagggCCAATCAGACATCTTCACTTCCAATCACTTAATGCGAAGTTACAAACTGCTGCAGCTTGGGTCATCATGAAACTGTAGTAATCTGTACTGTTTAGAAGGACAGGTTCTCACAGAATCTTAGCTGTTATTTTGGTACAACTCAGCCTTAATGGGTCAACCAAGTGACATGACATGacatcactcactcactcactcacacactcacacacacacacacacaccccttccATCTTGCATTCACACTGCATTTAGTGGAAAAAGGATAGAACGAGGACGTCAGTGTGTAAATGTTGCTGTGGGAGGGGTACCATTTCAGAAGTGAAGACAAAAATGGAGGACCATGCGAGATGCGTTGAACGCAAGACTTTTTTGAATTTACTGCAAATGCTTACATTTAACACAAAACAGTTCATTCAAAAGTGTCCTGCAATCAGAGATGCATTCATGGATGAATCAGCCTATAAGTCATGCATGCTACTACGCAGGCATGCACATAACTGTCACGCATATATGCATTCATCTTTAAAAGTGATGTGTGGCAATCAATTGTTGTAACACCACAAATGCATACTTATGTGCACCCTCACcatctggccccgcccccactaTCTTGCCTCTACTCTCCAATCCCTCCCCATCTTTCTTTCCCCTTCAGTCCCTCGCCATCTTGCTCTGAAATAGACCTGTAGGTtgattttaattgcactttaccAACTTGCAATATCCATCAGGACTCCTTCCAAACACTGATAAATTGGTAATGGAGCCCATTGTATATTCTCACAATAAACCCATCTGTCATCAAACGAATAAAACAGCAGGAAGTCAAACACTCCTAAAACTCCCTGAAACCATGTGCAGCAAGAAAAGAGGATGACAGAAAATGCTCATTGATCATCTGTTGTGTCTGTATTTTCTTTAGACAGATCCATATCTAACAAAGCTGAAAACTTGTTTGGTTTAAAGTAAGATGGAGTGGAATACCACTACTACATCATACTTTGCTTCAACATTTGGGACAATATCATACTTATGCACTAAGCACACAGACAAAGGTCCCATGAAGTGATGTAAGAATAAGAAGCGTGCAGTCCAGCGGCCCAGCCAAAGCAAACCAGATTTCTGTCAACAGTTCATAAGTAAATCTGCCAAGAATCTGAAGGACTGGGAAGTCCCCAAGGCTTGTATGAACCAAACATGGTAAGTCCTGGATGATCCCAACAAATTTGCAGTGGTGAGGTACTTAATAAATACTTGGACCTCACAGTTTCCTTTCCCCCATCCTTAGCAAACACTGTTCAGACTGAGAAGCCTGCGCATCATTTTGCAATGCCTCCACAGGCAGCATCGCAAGGAGGGTGAGAATTCTTGTACAAGACACACGAAATCCATTTTATGGACAACAGATGTACAGATGAGCACGCACAGGCTATATTCATGCAGTTAGGCTTAAAAACCACAATGGAGGGACATGAAAAATAAACTGTGTCCCAACACCCCCTTCCCTCCTATCACTCATGGGCCAAAACAGGACCACAGTCTCTATGGAAACCTTAAGCTTGTTCTATGGAAGGACACAAAGGCATCAGGCCTCTCAATGAGGCCGA
Encoded here:
- the sdcbp2 gene encoding syntenin-2 isoform X1 encodes the protein MSLYPSLEDLKVDKVLKAQSHFVQSTSSTPAITEETYQAPSASNGTSGSALYPNLQELADYMGLSLNSDEVQRNLALIPAMDNQVALPFNSGLGGMVRPVTGNDTGLRRAEIRPGVREVILCKDESGKVGLRLRTIDNGVFIQLVQANSPASLAGLRFGDQVLQINGQNCAGWSLDKAHKALKVAAEHRIELIVRDRPFQRTVTMHKDSAGHVGFIFKSGCITSLVKDGSAARNGLLTDHYICEINGQNVIGLKDSQIKDILTTSPNTMTITVMPKFIYEYMVKRMSSGLLRSSMDHSVPEV
- the sdcbp2 gene encoding syntenin-2 isoform X2, producing MQTPPTTLCMRHSSLLSLRMSLYPSLEDLKVDKVLKAQSHFVQSTSSTPAITEETYQAPSASNGTSGSALYPNLQELADYMGLSLNSDEVQRNLALIPAMDNVALPFNSGLGGMVRPVTGNDTGLRRAEIRPGVREVILCKDESGKVGLRLRTIDNGVFIQLVQANSPASLAGLRFGDQVLQINGQNCAGWSLDKAHKALKVAAEHRIELIVRDRPFQRTVTMHKDSAGHVGFIFKSGCITSLVKDGSAARNGLLTDHYICEINGQNVIGLKDSQIKDILTTSPNTMTITVMPKFIYEYMVKRMSSGLLRSSMDHSVPEV